tgaccagagcaccttcttccagtcataatttaaataacgtttggcaaactccaagcacttGCGTCTGTGTCCTCCCTATCCTGGGAGCAAAATGCATTTGCATCTTCTTCTACACGTGAGGTTTTCAACTGTTCCATATCATTAGAATTTTCTATTAATTGCCCTGACGGTGCTCAGTGGTATATTCAATCGTTTGTGGATCTTCTTGTAGCCATTACCAGATTTATGAAGGTCTATGACCATCTGTCTATTTTGAACTGCCAGttcttttgttttcttcatggtgttggatgacaaaGGGATATTTCATGCGTTTTTAAACCCTAGTGAAACAGAATGTAATGGCTCAATATAGTTCCTTAAGACTTAGATAAACTTAAATAAGTGGAATTTAATTCCTGGTTTAATTTGTTATATTTGTTCATTGTTCAGATGTTCATTGTGAAACCTTGATTTGGAGGACAttgatttttaatttaaaaaaaaaaatgttggtggGTTCCATtaaaacattaataaagtacagtatttctcacgtGCTGGTATTTTTTTGATTATCTCTATAATgatattgtttatgttttttaagtattgtttgtgcaCTGCAAGTCAGGtgtgccagtaattttggagcccgCTGTATTGCAAAGTTAataacaacacatccaacacttTAAAACCGGAGAAGTTCTGGCTACTCAAACATTTTGAGTAAACCGACTACCTAAAAATAAGTTAAGAAACTTAAATAGCTGAAGTGAGCAGTACTACCTTCATGTGAGTAATACAAATGCATTTTTGTTTGTAAGGTATATTATTAGTTGACTGCCCCCactaagccacgcctccaatGATTTCCCAGTGTGCCTTATCTTTTCGATTGAATTGTATAGTTACCACCGatgactgtatttgttaatgACTGAGAGATGGTTGTtgaattcatacattttcagTCCTTCCCCAACTGAGTTCCTAGGTGAATATTATCATTATAATTTAACCATTACATATACCGAAAGGCGTTATACAGTGGCCTgaaagtagggttgcaaaatttcCCAAACTTTCTCAAACATTTTTTCCAgtaatcttccaaccaggatttctggaaaacctgggaaaatTACTAGAATATTGAAACACTAATTGTAAATGCCATTATGCTGGCTTTgataattcctattggaatctagCCTGCATTAGGCTATCCAACAGTTGAGATTTGTATTCACCCGCAACCTGCATTCATAATGACTGCGAAGGCTAAAATTAAATAATTGGATTCGTTTACAAAAAGTATTTTGTGTAGCATAACAttgaatcaatcaatcactcaatgtacatgccaaaacacagatattaaaaacaattataTAAAATCAACATGCTGGGAAAAAaagttagtttgttagtttgttaTCATTctgtatctttaaaaaaaatgttggtgGGACTTCTCATTTAGTTTCGAGTCAGTGCCACATTAACATTTTAAGTAATAATGACTTTTCATTGACTTTGAGTACAACTTAATAGACGTATTTGAGTAAAACATGCTTTGGGGTTTACAGTGATGCCCTCAACATCCATCATCTGCCTGTCAAAACCAGGGATGgagggagtactggaggagaggatgagacagatagacagaaatAGAGGATGAAAGTCAAAAGAAAAAATTAACAAATCAACTGAAAATACTGATAAGACAGAAAACAAATCTTTAGTAGTGATGGAGATATCCCTTGAGAATTATCAAACAAATATGAGCATGTAGgccaatgtttttgttttgttatctcATCATTATCGAACCACAATAAGCTCCACATGGATGAAAGCATCCTGCCAAAAGTATCCTGACAAAATTGTGAAAAAATTGTGTGGCTATTACTGCATCCTCACCACAGTGATTCCTGGCCTATTGGTGGGAGGCTGGGAgctgtctttcagcaccacacacacacacactattatcaTGACTCGTGTAGGGTTTACAAACACCTGTGTTCATTGAGCACTTCAGGTGGTGCCCCAATCCTAGCCTTAACCATTAGTTggagaaatgcaaaattgactgaaGATCGTGTCTAGGAGCAACTCGACCTCATaccatgttttgtttgtttattgtttgtttTCACTAACTGGTTTATGAATACTGACTGCATGGCTGCCATTCGCTTGGAGCTGCGGCTTTCTATAGATTgatttcagaaccatggacagctctCATCCGAGTCCATAGTGGCGGATTTTAAAGaatcaaatagaaaatatacaaCAATTCTATACTGAACCTATAAGAGCACAGGATATCTGACACCAAAAACCCTGAATGCAGAATAAACTATATTTTCCAAGCAGGCTACTCGTGAATGTTGCATACGATTGCCGAATAGAGATGGCAAGGGCACACTGGAACATAGGCCTCTTTTTTAATGGCTCTTCACCAACCAGTCGGTGTAGTGTAAAACAAAACTACAGGGTCGAAGCTTCCTCCAGGCCACATGATCATATTTGAGGTGGAAATTATGTGATAAAAAGAGAGCAGCTGTCGTAATTCTGTGTCAACGCCATTGTCGAGTTTACGACTGAAAAAAATGCTGCCCTGGGCTACAGCGGGCGAATAACGAGCAAGCAGTGCCAAATGAGACGGGGGAAGCCCATTCCAGCGGATTAGGCATGGAAGCCACCGGTGCCCTAATAACGTTGTTGaaatgtggggcggcagggtagcctagtggttagagcgttggactagtaaccggaaggttgcgagttcaaacccccgagctgacaaggtacaaatctgtcgttctgcccctgaacaggcagttaacccactgttcccaggccgtcattgaaaataagaatttgttcttaactgacttgcctggttaaataaaggtaaaataaaataaaaaaaaataaaaatgtactcaATGTGGAGTGGGGTGGCCATGGCGGAACACCTGGCACCGAGTGGCCGCTACACCGCATGCGCACCACAATAGGAATAGGAAAATAGTAGCAGCTACTGTAGTCTTTGTCACATACTAGCCTAGCACTAAAATAAAATATCATAATTTACAGAAAGAATTAACATGTAAAGATGGCTGATATTTGCTTGGAAATAATAGCCTACTTCTGGTGATATTGTCAAGCCTGTGGAAGCAAAGTTATGACACCTAAAGGCCTGGCCCTTTCTCCATTCCACAACCGATTTAAAACTCCTCAATTGGTGGAAAAGCAACCAAAGGCACACACATGAAAGACCTTAGAGTACAAGGCCATATGCTTCTCATCCTGCTTGAACCTTCTGATAAGAGAGCAGAGGATCTCCTTGAATCTGCCATCCGTTACCATGACGATTGACGACTGTATGGGACCAAACTGTATCTATTTAGCAAAAATCAACAGATTGGGGTTGATTCCCGTCAGCCTACCTTGCATTCATCCATGCATGTTCTCACTGAATATGCATCCGTTTCATATTTCTGAGTCATAAGCTCAAATTCCTCATATTTCTCCAGGGCGTGTTGGTCGTAGCGCTGGTACGCCTGGACGCACAGGCTGCACCTCGCCACATCGCCATCAATAAGCACGTCAAAACTGCAGTTCAAATTGTCCGGACTCGTAGACCCGTAAAACAAATCCAAAAGAGAATAAGAATTACAAAATGAAAGGTACAAATCACTTATATTTACTGTCCGGGTCCGTTCTTTTTCCGAAAGGTCCTTGCACAAATGATCGGCGTCATCAAAAGTAAAGCAGTTTTTAGATAAACTATCGTGGTGGCAAGTTTCAAGTCGCCACAAAGGTTTGGTAGAATTCCCTATAAAAATAGCATATTCGTTTTCTCTGAGGCTGCTGTGTGCTAAATGGAGGCTGGATGATGGGATGGGGTTTGCAGACGGGTAAACTCCCATGTCCGTCAATGCAAACTTATCACGGGTCCTTGTCAATTTCGCCTCGGCGCAGAACCATAAGTGATCAGAGAGCAGAATGGTTAGAAACAAGAGTGAAGCCAAGGACAGTCGCCATCTCTGGGCCCTCTCTGAGTCGGCGAATGGCTTTTCGTTCTCGCGGGGTTCTAGCCAGATTTTGAAGCCGTCTTCTTGCTGCAGACACGTCCAAGCACCCCAGGTCATATTTTGGGAACGCGCTTCTTCACCGGCCGACACCACCGTGGGGGATTCTCTGCCGCAACATTCATTGACTTGGGGTCTAATTTGCGTTTTTCACCTCTTAAATGTTGGGTCGTAGGTAGTGCTGCTGGTTTACCACCGCGATTATCTGTAATTCACATTCAAGTAATATGTTGGAGGAGATTAAACCGTGATTTGATGGGGCCGCGTTCTCCATGGCTCTCCGATGAAGATGCTAGTTTTCTGTAGCAACATGTCTcgcttccccctcctctcctctagcctgCGCTTAGCACTGGTCCTTTGCGTGGACCCGTTTTACGGCAACCTGCATTTACGTTCGACTTGAATCCGCCGGTCGTGGCTCTCGGATGAAGGCTGGGTTCTATGTCAGCCCAGTGATTTTCGCTTCCGTGTCTGCTAGGCGGCAAAATGCCTGAGAAGTTGTATTTTGATGTCCACTGTCATCTTGGTCCTGGGTTAGTTGCCATCATCATGTTCTTCTTGAAACACTTTTTTGTATCGTGCGCGACATCTTTAGAGCTGCGACCGTTCCATTCTGACGCACCTGGAGGGTCTGTTTTCAGAAGGTGCAGCATCAGTTGCCATCCAGCTACTCTGAAAGCTAAAACAGATGATAGGAAATAATGTGGACTCGACAAGTAGCCTAACAGATGACAAAATTGAATATGAAATATTTAGCATCAGTCACAAAACGCAGCCATAGCGTTCGAGTGATAGCTGTCCATGATCCTGAAACCCGGGAATGATTTCATTTCTGTAAGGGTTCCCCCACTAGTGGAGTtgaatacaaaaaaaatacacttAGTCTGATCTG
The DNA window shown above is from Oncorhynchus mykiss isolate Arlee chromosome 18, USDA_OmykA_1.1, whole genome shotgun sequence and carries:
- the LOC110495979 gene encoding transmembrane protein FAM155A-like; the protein is MTWGAWTCLQQEDGFKIWLEPRENEKPFADSERAQRWRLSLASLLFLTILLSDHLWFCAEAKLTRTRDKFALTDMGVYPSANPIPSSSLHLAHSSLRENEYAIFIGNSTKPLWRLETCHHDSLSKNCFTFDDADHLCKDLSEKERTRTVNISDLYLSFCNSYSLLDLFYGSTSPDNLNCSFDVLIDGDVARCSLCVQAYQRYDQHALEKYEEFELMTQKYETDAYSVRTCMDECKAAYKPWLCAQYFPTTQRHCRRTVPCLQYCLEVQQRCPFILPDNDDLIHGGSPSFICTGLLGSHGQPNSQAECCDVRWDSKPDNRSRGTLKRTPTPSCHHQQGASTSVTSAATPTRQCSSSGRLKLCMLVFVLLHTVVTITTASHNSSGVVGVAAIFPLEESSSSEE